From Thermodesulfobacteriota bacterium, a single genomic window includes:
- the groL gene encoding chaperonin GroEL (60 kDa chaperone family; promotes refolding of misfolded polypeptides especially under stressful conditions; forms two stacked rings of heptamers to form a barrel-shaped 14mer; ends can be capped by GroES; misfolded proteins enter the barrel where they are refolded when GroES binds) gives MAGKEIKYSAKAREAMLCGVNILADAVAVTLGPRGRNVVIEKSWGSPNVTKDGVTVAKEIELEDKFENMGAQMVKEVASKTSDTAGDGTTTATVLARSIYREGQKLVAAGNDPMAIKRGIDKAVEVAVKELAKMSKETKDQREIAQVGTISANNDETIGNIIAEAMGKVGKEGVITVEEGKSMETELDVVEGMQFDRGYLSPYFVTDPEKMVASLSDVFILLNEKKISSMKELLPILEQIAKTNKPLLIIAEDVEGEALATLVVNKLRGTLHVAAVKAPGFGDRRKAMLQDIATLTGGQVVSEDVGISLEKITMADLGQAKRVTVDKDNTTIVGGAGSKAELEGRVKQIRAQIDETTSDYDREKLQERLAKLVGGVAVINVGAATETEMKEKKARVEDALNATRAAVEEGILPGGGVALIRCLEALDKIKIKADQRLGVKVVMRAIEEPLRQIAENAGVEGSVVLNKIKEGKDAFGYNAASDEYCDLMEAGIIDPTKVVRFALQNAASVASVMLTTEAMIADKPSKDEGGPGAGMPPGGGMGGMGGMGGMM, from the coding sequence ATGGCTGGAAAAGAAATAAAATATTCGGCGAAGGCGCGTGAGGCGATGCTTTGCGGTGTCAATATTCTCGCCGATGCGGTGGCGGTAACGCTGGGGCCCCGGGGCAGAAACGTGGTAATTGAAAAATCATGGGGATCTCCAAATGTAACCAAAGACGGCGTGACGGTGGCCAAGGAAATCGAACTGGAAGACAAGTTCGAAAACATGGGCGCTCAAATGGTAAAAGAAGTGGCTAGCAAAACCAGTGATACCGCTGGTGACGGCACGACAACCGCTACGGTGCTGGCAAGGTCGATATACAGGGAAGGACAGAAGCTGGTTGCCGCTGGCAACGATCCCATGGCGATCAAGCGCGGTATTGATAAAGCGGTAGAGGTCGCCGTGAAAGAGCTGGCCAAAATGAGCAAAGAAACCAAAGATCAGCGGGAGATCGCTCAGGTAGGCACCATTTCAGCCAACAACGATGAAACCATCGGTAATATCATTGCGGAGGCCATGGGTAAAGTCGGTAAGGAAGGTGTCATCACGGTGGAAGAAGGCAAGTCCATGGAAACCGAGCTCGATGTGGTCGAGGGCATGCAGTTTGATCGCGGCTATTTGTCTCCCTACTTCGTTACGGATCCGGAAAAGATGGTCGCCTCTCTGTCTGACGTGTTTATTCTTCTGAATGAAAAGAAAATATCCAGCATGAAAGAGTTGCTGCCGATTCTAGAGCAAATCGCCAAGACCAATAAGCCGCTTCTGATTATCGCCGAAGATGTGGAAGGTGAGGCCCTGGCGACGCTGGTTGTCAATAAACTGCGGGGTACCCTGCATGTGGCGGCGGTTAAAGCCCCGGGGTTCGGTGACAGAAGAAAGGCCATGCTTCAGGATATCGCGACACTGACCGGCGGGCAGGTGGTTTCTGAAGATGTCGGTATCAGCTTAGAAAAGATTACCATGGCTGATCTGGGTCAGGCCAAACGCGTCACGGTAGACAAGGATAATACCACCATCGTCGGTGGCGCCGGAAGCAAGGCTGAACTTGAAGGCCGGGTGAAACAGATCCGTGCCCAAATTGACGAAACGACTTCGGACTATGACCGGGAAAAGCTTCAGGAACGTCTGGCCAAACTGGTCGGCGGAGTGGCCGTGATTAATGTCGGAGCGGCGACTGAGACGGAAATGAAAGAGAAAAAGGCTCGTGTTGAGGACGCATTGAACGCGACCCGGGCGGCGGTGGAAGAGGGCATCCTTCCGGGCGGCGGTGTGGCGCTGATTCGTTGCCTGGAAGCGCTGGACAAGATCAAGATCAAGGCCGATCAGCGCCTCGGCGTTAAAGTCGTTATGCGGGCAATTGAAGAGCCCTTACGACAGATTGCTGAAAACGCAGGGGTGGAAGGATCGGTTGTTCTCAACAAGATCAAAGAGGGTAAAGATGCCTTTGGTTATAATGCCGCATCGGATGAGTACTGCGATTTGATGGAGGCGGGCATCATTGACCCGACGAAAGTGGTCCGCTTTGCCCTCCAGAATGCGGCCAGTGTTGCCTCGGTCATGCTGACGACGGAAGCGATGATCGCGGATAAACCGTCTAAAGATGAAGGCGGTCCTGGTGCCGGCATGCCTCCGGGAGGCGGTATGGGCGGTATGGGCGGTATGGGCGGTATGATGTAA
- a CDS encoding YbaB/EbfC family nucleoid-associated protein, whose product MGNMGNMVKQAQKLQAKMLKMQEELAEKTVEASVGGGMVKAVANGRQQIVSLNIEKEVVNPEDVDMLQDLVLAAVNEALAKSQEMISSEMGKLTGGINIPGLI is encoded by the coding sequence ATGGGCAACATGGGTAATATGGTGAAACAGGCCCAGAAGCTGCAGGCGAAAATGCTGAAAATGCAGGAAGAGTTGGCCGAAAAAACGGTCGAGGCCAGTGTCGGCGGTGGGATGGTCAAGGCCGTCGCCAACGGCCGGCAGCAGATTGTATCGTTGAACATTGAGAAAGAGGTCGTCAATCCGGAAGACGTGGATATGCTTCAGGATCTGGTCCTGGCTGCCGTAAATGAAGCGCTGGCCAAATCACAAGAGATGATATCATCGGAAATGGGCAAGCTGACCGGCGGCATCAACATTCCCGGGCTGATCTGA
- the hflC gene encoding protease modulator HflC has product MKNGQIILVVLLIACLFLGYNTLFVVDETEQVVVTRFGKVVRQPIVTPGLNIKTPFVDIANYFPKNLLQWDGSPGQIPTKDKTFIWVDSFARWRIIDPVAFFQTVATLPSAIARLDDIIDPAVRNLVTSYPLIETVRKSNRELDTTRKGDGSADIFTIEIGSEKMVRQIVDQAQPKLAKFGIELMDVKFKRINYVQEVRNSIYLRMTAERDQMAEKFRSEGQGEANKIRGEKERELKRISSEAYRTAQVIKGKADAEALAIYADAYARAPEFYSFVKTLEVYESSLNKSSSLVLSTDSEFFKYLKKY; this is encoded by the coding sequence ATGAAGAACGGTCAAATTATACTGGTTGTGCTGCTGATTGCCTGTCTTTTTCTCGGCTATAATACGCTTTTTGTGGTTGATGAAACGGAGCAGGTGGTGGTTACCCGGTTTGGTAAAGTCGTCAGACAGCCAATCGTTACCCCCGGACTGAACATCAAAACCCCCTTCGTTGATATTGCCAACTATTTTCCGAAAAATCTTCTTCAATGGGACGGTTCTCCCGGTCAGATACCAACAAAAGACAAGACGTTTATCTGGGTGGATTCGTTCGCCAGGTGGCGCATCATTGATCCGGTGGCTTTTTTCCAGACGGTGGCCACACTGCCTTCGGCCATTGCCCGGCTTGATGATATTATCGATCCGGCGGTGAGGAACCTGGTGACGTCTTACCCGCTGATTGAAACGGTGAGGAAAAGCAATCGGGAACTGGACACCACCCGCAAGGGCGATGGATCGGCCGATATTTTTACCATAGAGATCGGGAGCGAGAAGATGGTCAGGCAGATTGTGGATCAGGCCCAACCGAAGCTGGCAAAATTCGGAATAGAACTGATGGATGTCAAGTTCAAGCGCATCAATTATGTTCAGGAGGTCCGCAACTCCATATATCTGCGCATGACCGCTGAAAGAGACCAGATGGCGGAAAAATTCCGTTCCGAAGGTCAGGGAGAGGCGAATAAAATCAGGGGGGAAAAGGAACGCGAGTTGAAGCGCATCTCCTCGGAAGCCTATCGAACGGCGCAGGTGATAAAAGGAAAAGCGGACGCCGAAGCTCTGGCCATCTACGCCGATGCTTATGCGCGGGCCCCGGAATTTTATTCGTTTGTCAAAACACTGGAAGTGTACGAATCCTCTCTGAATAAAAGCAGTTCCCTAGTGCTTTCAACGGATTCCGAATTTTTTAAATATCTAAAAAAATATTAG
- the hflK gene encoding FtsH protease activity modulator HflK, translating to MDAGKSMNWDWEKLQQQQKKRTGQRGEGGNGGTPPQMDNIINKFKGFDFSWFPVLLIGLIVVAIFVATSTFYTVGIDEVGVVQRFGKYTRETAPGLHFKLPAGVERVTKVKVKRVEKMEFGFETLEATDKTTFTSDKQLFDNTNVGESLMLTGDLNVALVPWIVQYRIKEPDKYLFEVNDVDQLLRDMSEAAMRLVVGDRSINEVISNRLEIANEAMSILQKEMDEAQSGIWIEAVELKKTNVPPEVQPSFNNVNQALQEKERQVQEALKDYNTAVPAAEGEAQGIVKAAEGYAVERINKAKGDAEKFITIYNEYKNAEDITKRRLYLETLSRVLPNLGEKYIVDAEQKNLLPLLNLGKE from the coding sequence ATGGATGCCGGCAAATCGATGAACTGGGACTGGGAAAAGCTTCAGCAGCAGCAGAAAAAACGAACAGGGCAGCGTGGAGAGGGGGGCAACGGGGGAACCCCGCCGCAGATGGATAATATCATAAACAAATTTAAAGGCTTTGATTTTTCCTGGTTTCCCGTTCTGTTGATCGGATTGATTGTTGTGGCCATTTTCGTGGCAACGTCGACCTTTTACACCGTAGGTATTGACGAGGTCGGCGTGGTTCAGCGTTTTGGAAAATACACCCGGGAAACGGCCCCCGGCCTGCATTTCAAATTACCCGCCGGAGTGGAAAGGGTAACAAAGGTCAAGGTTAAACGGGTTGAAAAAATGGAGTTCGGCTTTGAAACCCTGGAAGCGACGGACAAAACAACTTTTACTTCCGATAAGCAACTTTTTGACAATACGAATGTCGGGGAAAGTCTCATGCTGACCGGCGATCTGAATGTGGCACTGGTCCCCTGGATCGTACAATACCGGATTAAGGAACCGGACAAATACCTTTTCGAAGTTAATGATGTGGATCAGTTATTGAGGGATATGTCTGAAGCGGCCATGCGTCTGGTGGTGGGAGATCGCAGCATCAATGAGGTCATCAGCAATCGACTCGAAATCGCCAACGAGGCCATGTCGATTTTACAGAAGGAAATGGATGAGGCGCAGAGCGGAATCTGGATCGAGGCCGTGGAATTGAAGAAGACGAATGTTCCTCCGGAGGTGCAGCCTTCATTCAATAACGTGAACCAGGCTTTGCAGGAAAAAGAAAGACAGGTTCAGGAGGCGCTCAAAGATTATAACACGGCGGTTCCCGCAGCCGAAGGTGAGGCCCAGGGTATTGTTAAAGCGGCTGAAGGCTATGCGGTGGAAAGGATAAACAAGGCTAAAGGTGATGCGGAAAAATTTATCACTATTTATAACGAATATAAAAACGCCGAAGACATCACCAAAAGGCGTCTCTACCTGGAAACGCTGTCAAGAGTGCTCCCCAATCTGGGAGAAAAGTATATTGTTGATGCTGAACAGAAAAATTTATTACCCCTGTTGAATCTGGGCAAGGAATAA
- the groES gene encoding co-chaperone GroES, protein MKFRPLHDRILVKRVEEEMKTKGGIIIPDTAKEKPIEGKVVATGKGRIGEDGKIIPLEIKKGDRVLFGKYGGTEVKIDGEEYLIMREDDILGVVE, encoded by the coding sequence ATGAAATTCAGGCCGTTACATGATCGAATTCTGGTAAAGCGGGTGGAAGAAGAGATGAAAACCAAAGGGGGGATTATTATTCCGGATACCGCCAAAGAAAAGCCGATTGAAGGCAAGGTAGTGGCCACCGGCAAAGGCCGCATCGGCGAGGACGGCAAAATCATTCCTTTGGAAATCAAAAAAGGGGATCGTGTTTTATTCGGAAAGTATGGTGGAACAGAAGTTAAAATTGATGGGGAAGAATATCTGATTATGCGTGAGGATGATATCCTCGGGGTCGTAGAATAA
- a CDS encoding methyltransferase, with translation MAATQFTEDTFFDGRIRVKQNARGYRFSIDAVILAWHIFPAANARIVDIGTGCGIIPLILAYRHRAVTIDALEIQPQLAALAIENVIGNHLEHRITVCCEDINQAAAKMPIGKYDLVVCNPPFRKSSTGRINPDPERAIARHEIAMTLAEATAAAGRLLRTYGEFAAVYPASRLVDMVARMRLDSIEPKMIRMIHSRTGDPAKLFIIKGGKKSRPGITIPPPLIIYHDDGTYTPEAQKMFAP, from the coding sequence TTGGCCGCGACTCAATTTACGGAAGACACCTTTTTTGATGGTCGCATCCGTGTTAAACAGAACGCCCGCGGATATCGCTTTTCCATAGATGCCGTCATTCTGGCCTGGCATATTTTCCCGGCCGCTAATGCAAGGATTGTGGATATCGGCACCGGTTGTGGCATCATCCCGCTGATTCTAGCTTACCGGCACCGGGCGGTCACCATTGATGCCCTGGAAATTCAGCCGCAGTTGGCGGCACTGGCGATAGAGAACGTCATCGGCAACCACCTGGAACACCGTATCACTGTCTGCTGTGAAGATATTAATCAGGCCGCAGCCAAAATGCCCATTGGAAAATATGATCTGGTGGTATGCAACCCCCCCTTTAGAAAATCATCGACTGGACGGATCAATCCCGACCCGGAGCGGGCTATTGCCAGACACGAGATTGCAATGACGCTGGCGGAGGCCACCGCCGCGGCCGGCAGGTTATTAAGGACCTACGGGGAGTTTGCCGCCGTTTATCCCGCTTCCCGCCTGGTCGACATGGTTGCCCGGATGCGGCTGGATAGCATCGAGCCGAAGATGATCCGCATGATCCATTCACGGACGGGCGACCCTGCCAAACTTTTCATTATAAAAGGCGGCAAAAAGAGCCGCCCCGGGATCACCATTCCCCCGCCCCTGATAATTTATCATGATGACGGGACTTACACCCCCGAAGCCCAAAAAATGTTTGCCCCCTAG
- a CDS encoding FmdB family zinc ribbon protein: protein MPIYEYECTKCGRVNEVWQQMSDKPLKKCSECSGKLQKLISRSSFHLKGSGWYATDYAGKSTAASRNNNKSSDAVAEKGDSQKVSSCCKQQEATSGSKSE from the coding sequence ATGCCGATTTACGAGTATGAGTGTACAAAATGCGGAAGAGTGAACGAAGTCTGGCAGCAGATGTCCGATAAGCCGTTGAAAAAGTGCAGTGAATGCTCCGGGAAACTGCAGAAGCTGATTTCTCGAAGTTCCTTCCATTTGAAGGGATCAGGGTGGTATGCCACAGACTATGCGGGCAAATCAACCGCCGCTTCACGTAACAACAACAAATCTTCAGACGCCGTTGCGGAAAAAGGAGATTCGCAAAAGGTAAGCTCCTGTTGTAAACAACAGGAAGCCACTTCCGGATCAAAATCCGAATAA
- the recR gene encoding recombination mediator RecR, translating to MNHYPQSIRNAISQLVRLPGIGQRTAERLAMHLLRATEKEVTNLARSLVDLKKQTVLCSKCYTLSDSLLCQICRDPSRNQTQLCVVEGPAEMMAVEKTGAYSGLYHVLHGVLSPMDGIGPDDIRINELIRRLEQNTVTEVILATSTQVEGEATASFLAERLAPFHHISVTRIASGMPVGGDLKYTDPITLKNAMEKRHAI from the coding sequence ATGAACCACTACCCCCAATCTATCCGCAACGCGATCAGCCAGCTGGTTCGTCTGCCGGGCATCGGCCAGAGAACCGCGGAGCGGCTGGCCATGCACCTTCTGCGCGCCACGGAGAAAGAGGTCACTAACCTGGCCAGAAGTCTGGTCGATCTGAAAAAGCAGACCGTGCTGTGTTCAAAATGCTATACCTTGAGTGACAGCCTCCTGTGCCAGATCTGCCGGGATCCTTCCCGAAACCAAACACAGCTGTGCGTGGTCGAAGGGCCGGCGGAGATGATGGCCGTTGAAAAAACAGGCGCCTATTCCGGCCTCTATCACGTTCTCCACGGCGTTCTCTCCCCCATGGATGGTATCGGTCCGGACGATATCAGAATCAACGAGTTGATCAGACGGCTTGAGCAGAACACGGTAACAGAAGTCATTCTGGCGACCAGCACCCAGGTGGAAGGTGAAGCCACCGCCTCCTTTCTTGCGGAACGGTTGGCCCCCTTTCACCATATTTCCGTAACCCGGATTGCGTCGGGGATGCCGGTAGGAGGTGACCTGAAATATACGGATCCGATTACCCTTAAAAATGCCATGGAAAAACGCCATGCCATATAA
- the dnaX gene encoding DNA polymerase III subunit gamma/tau, translated as MAYLVLARKYRPQTFTEVIEQHQTTQTLMNAIAAGRVAHAILFSGPRGTGKTTIARILAKAMNCEQGPTPTPCNQCRSCREITAGNATDVYEIDGASNNSVDQIRELRGNIKFMPAHSRYKIYIIDEVHMLTASAFNALLKTLEEPPPHVMFEFATTEPHKIPITILSRCQRYDLSYVSLESLVNHLARLCGEEGYQVENRSLELIARESGGSIRDALSLLDQVMSCSGDQLTQDHVVNILGITNRESLFAMSRAALCGDIARILELTDEMYRGGMDIKKLYSELLSHFRDLLIVKLGKNMKFSAAIPSHEVEQIRAQIQSMTEIQLHQALAVLLDEEKTIRYSSQPRIALEMAFIKICQLKPALPVDTLIEKIDALKDHFLNLGNHSSGSLGADTTAGPENFHRPQGREPVLRSPDKPAPDDKTDSPSGNRSRQTDAGDASAHERKPAGAPSSGTADMSHAQAWQAILAVIDDDYPLLAANLRNSALSTIHGDKMEIDVHGSKINMDILGQADNLATLKSICSTFYNRAMDIRLNHKVRPEIMQQPQVSRPKSGVHPLVMDALDIFGGDIVTTKT; from the coding sequence ATGGCCTACCTTGTTCTGGCCCGCAAATACCGCCCCCAGACATTTACGGAAGTCATCGAACAGCACCAGACGACGCAGACCCTGATGAACGCCATCGCTGCCGGCCGTGTCGCTCATGCCATCCTTTTTTCAGGCCCCAGGGGAACCGGCAAAACAACCATCGCGCGCATTCTGGCCAAAGCCATGAACTGTGAGCAGGGTCCGACGCCGACACCCTGCAACCAGTGCCGCTCCTGCCGGGAAATCACTGCCGGTAACGCCACCGATGTGTACGAAATCGATGGGGCCTCCAACAACAGCGTCGACCAGATCAGAGAACTTCGCGGCAACATCAAATTCATGCCGGCCCACAGCCGGTATAAGATATATATTATCGACGAAGTGCATATGCTGACCGCTTCCGCGTTTAACGCGCTGTTAAAAACGCTGGAAGAACCGCCGCCACACGTCATGTTTGAATTCGCCACCACCGAACCGCACAAAATCCCGATTACCATTCTCTCCCGGTGCCAGCGGTACGATCTTTCCTATGTGTCCCTTGAATCCCTGGTCAACCATCTGGCACGCCTTTGCGGGGAGGAGGGATATCAGGTGGAAAACAGGAGCCTGGAACTGATCGCCCGGGAATCGGGCGGCAGCATCCGGGACGCGTTAAGCCTTCTGGACCAGGTGATGAGTTGCAGCGGCGACCAGCTCACGCAGGATCATGTGGTCAATATTCTCGGTATCACCAACCGGGAAAGCCTCTTTGCCATGTCACGGGCCGCGCTCTGTGGAGACATCGCCAGGATTCTGGAACTGACGGATGAAATGTACCGCGGCGGAATGGATATCAAAAAACTGTATTCCGAGCTCCTGTCGCATTTCAGGGATCTGTTGATTGTCAAGCTGGGGAAAAACATGAAATTCTCAGCGGCCATACCCTCCCATGAAGTGGAACAGATCAGGGCACAAATTCAGAGCATGACGGAAATTCAACTGCATCAGGCCCTGGCGGTTCTTCTGGATGAGGAGAAAACCATTCGATACTCCAGCCAGCCCAGAATCGCACTGGAAATGGCCTTCATTAAAATCTGCCAGTTGAAACCCGCCCTGCCCGTCGACACACTGATCGAAAAAATTGACGCCCTGAAGGATCATTTTCTGAACTTGGGAAACCATTCCAGCGGTTCGCTGGGAGCTGATACGACTGCCGGTCCCGAGAATTTTCATCGCCCGCAAGGCCGGGAGCCCGTACTCCGGTCTCCGGACAAACCGGCTCCGGACGACAAGACCGACTCGCCCTCCGGCAACCGCAGCCGGCAAACGGATGCAGGCGATGCTTCGGCACATGAACGGAAACCGGCCGGGGCACCTTCTTCAGGCACAGCGGACATGAGCCACGCCCAGGCATGGCAGGCTATTCTCGCCGTCATTGACGACGATTACCCCCTGCTGGCGGCAAACTTGCGAAACAGCGCCCTGTCAACCATTCATGGCGATAAAATGGAAATTGACGTTCACGGATCAAAGATCAATATGGATATTCTCGGCCAGGCGGATAATCTGGCTACCCTGAAAAGCATCTGCTCGACATTTTATAACAGGGCAATGGACATCCGGTTGAACCATAAAGTCAGACCGGAGATCATGCAACAGCCGCAGGTTTCGCGGCCGAAGTCGGGCGTACACCCGCTGGTAATGGATGCCCTTGATATATTCGGAGGCGACATCGTAACCACCAAGACTTAA
- a CDS encoding DUF721 domain-containing protein, which produces MTGKKTNHEFEHISDIIRTTLGKWLQTSGEPITRVWELWDATVGDPIAKNTRPACLKNQTLTVHVSSPAWIQELRFSKKNLIEKINTAAGSHLVSDIKFKVNI; this is translated from the coding sequence ATGACCGGGAAGAAAACGAATCACGAGTTTGAACATATCAGCGACATCATCAGAACGACTCTGGGAAAATGGCTGCAAACCTCCGGAGAGCCAATCACCAGGGTCTGGGAGTTGTGGGATGCAACGGTCGGGGATCCGATCGCAAAGAACACGCGTCCGGCCTGTTTGAAAAACCAGACGCTGACGGTGCATGTGTCCAGCCCGGCCTGGATCCAGGAACTTCGCTTTTCCAAAAAAAACCTTATCGAGAAGATCAACACCGCCGCCGGGAGCCATCTTGTTTCCGATATTAAATTTAAAGTGAACATCTGA
- a CDS encoding AURKAIP1/COX24 domain-containing protein, which yields MGSVIKKRRKKMRKHKHRKLLAKTRHQRNKGK from the coding sequence TTGGGTTCCGTCATTAAAAAAAGAAGAAAAAAGATGCGCAAACACAAACACCGCAAGTTGCTCGCCAAAACCCGTCATCAAAGGAACAAGGGAAAATAG
- a CDS encoding FumA C-terminus/TtdB family hydratase beta subunit: protein MYPVEEDRTPYRLLSNAYTSSGVFENNSIVKIEQEGLALLAEAAFTDIAFQLRTAHLEKIAGILKDPESSGNDRYVALEIIKNAVIAAARVFPLCQDTGTATIMGEKGQRVWTGYSDKEVLSQGVYNAYQKYSLRYSQNAPLTMYEEVNTGTNLPAQIDIYATSGNEYHFLFIAKGGGSANKTFLFQKTKAILNPKSLKNFFKKELNHIGTAACPPYHLAVVIGGTSAEANLKTVKLATSGYLDSLPTRGNTSGHAFRDLDMEKEFFQLACDSGFGAQFGGKNLCLDTRVIRLPRHGASCPIGIGLSCSADRNMKAKITEQGIFVEQLENNPARFLPEPVATEKETVRINLDHDIDEIRNTLTKYPVTTRLLLNGKIIVARDIAHAKVLEDMEKGNPLPWYMKNHIILYAGPAKTPEGFPSGSFGPTTAARMDPYVPVFQKNRGSLIMLGKGNRSPEVTQSCKAHGGFYLGAVGGISAKLGKECVTSVEVIAFPELGMEAVRMITVKDFPAFIITDDKGNDFFEQLRITNLI, encoded by the coding sequence ATGTATCCCGTTGAAGAGGATCGAACTCCATACCGCCTTTTGTCGAATGCGTACACCTCGTCCGGTGTCTTTGAAAACAATTCAATTGTGAAAATTGAGCAAGAAGGTCTGGCCTTGCTGGCGGAAGCCGCTTTCACTGATATTGCGTTTCAACTGCGGACGGCCCATCTTGAAAAAATCGCCGGGATTTTGAAGGATCCCGAAAGTTCCGGCAATGATCGCTATGTGGCCCTGGAAATAATTAAAAACGCCGTCATTGCGGCGGCCCGTGTGTTCCCGCTCTGTCAGGACACGGGGACCGCCACCATCATGGGGGAAAAAGGCCAGCGCGTATGGACAGGCTATTCCGATAAGGAAGTCCTCAGCCAAGGCGTTTACAATGCTTATCAAAAATACAGCCTGCGCTATTCCCAAAACGCGCCGCTGACCATGTATGAGGAAGTCAACACCGGCACCAATCTTCCGGCCCAGATCGACATTTATGCCACTTCTGGCAATGAATACCATTTTCTGTTTATTGCCAAAGGCGGCGGATCCGCCAACAAGACCTTCCTCTTTCAAAAAACAAAAGCCATATTAAACCCCAAGTCTTTAAAAAACTTTTTCAAGAAAGAGCTCAACCACATCGGCACCGCAGCCTGTCCGCCCTACCATCTGGCAGTCGTTATCGGCGGAACCTCGGCCGAGGCCAATCTGAAAACTGTAAAGCTGGCGACTTCCGGTTATCTGGACAGTCTTCCAACCCGCGGGAATACTTCCGGTCACGCCTTTCGGGACCTGGACATGGAAAAAGAATTCTTTCAACTGGCCTGCGATTCGGGTTTCGGTGCTCAATTCGGCGGGAAAAACCTTTGCTTGGACACAAGAGTTATCCGTCTGCCCCGACACGGCGCCTCATGCCCGATCGGCATCGGACTCAGTTGCAGTGCCGACAGAAACATGAAAGCGAAAATAACGGAACAGGGAATTTTCGTGGAACAACTGGAAAACAATCCCGCGAGATTTCTCCCGGAGCCGGTTGCCACAGAAAAAGAAACCGTCCGCATCAATCTGGACCATGATATTGATGAAATAAGAAACACATTGACAAAGTATCCGGTTACCACCCGCCTGTTGCTGAACGGGAAGATAATCGTGGCCCGGGATATCGCCCATGCCAAGGTATTGGAAGACATGGAAAAAGGCAACCCGCTTCCCTGGTATATGAAAAACCATATCATTCTTTATGCCGGTCCGGCCAAGACCCCGGAAGGATTTCCCTCAGGCAGCTTCGGGCCTACAACAGCGGCACGAATGGATCCGTACGTTCCGGTCTTTCAGAAAAACCGGGGATCCCTGATCATGCTGGGCAAGGGAAACCGGTCACCGGAAGTAACCCAATCATGCAAAGCCCATGGTGGATTTTATCTGGGTGCGGTCGGCGGGATCTCCGCCAAGCTGGGAAAAGAATGTGTCACCAGCGTGGAGGTTATCGCGTTCCCGGAATTAGGCATGGAAGCCGTGCGGATGATCACCGTCAAGGATTTTCCAGCATTTATTATTACGGACGACAAGGGGAACGATTTCTTTGAGCAACTACGGATCACAAATCTAATATAG